TGATCCGCGTCGGCGCCGTGACCGGGATCAGCGCGCCGCCCCCCAACCTCTCGAGGACGCCCGTCACGCGCGACTCCGCGCGGTGGCGCGCCCTGGGCGACGGCCAGGTGCTCGAGGAGGACGGCTCGGACGGCGGAGCGGAGCCCGCCGCGGCCGCGAGGCCGAGTTCGGAGCCGAGGCGCGGGGGCGCGCCGGACGCGGACGACTTCGACGCGGGGCACCGCGGGTCGCCGCTCCCGCCCCTCACCCGCGACGGGGGGGGCCGCTCCTCGGCGGCCTGGAAGGCGGTGGCCCTGATCGCGCTGGTCGCGCTCGCGTTCTCCGCGTTCTTCAACTACCGGATGTGGACGGAGCTCGGCGCCGGGGCGCCCGACGCGGCGGACGCGCGCCCCTCGTTCGAGGCGCCGCCCGAGCCGCCGCCGCCCCCGGCACCGCCTCCCCCTCCCGCCGCGCCACCGGAGCCGGCCGTTGCGTCGCCCGAGCCGGCCGTTACGTCGCCCGAGCCGGCCGTGCAGCCAGCGCCGGACTCGTCGGACAGGTCGGACAGGTCGGACGGGTCCCGCAGATCCCGCAGGCACAGGAGCTCCGACGACTCGGACGACCCGTACGCCTCCCCCGCCCCGGAGCCCCCCGCCGCGAAGGCGGCGTCCGACAACCCCTACGACAGCGAGCCGGCGCCCGCGGCCGAGCCGACGACCGGGAAGATCTCCGTCGTCGCGCCGGACGTCGAGGGGCCGGTCCCCGTCTCGATCGACGGGGTGGCGCGAGGCGACGCGCCCGTCACGGTCGAGCTCACCGTCGGGCTGCACGAGGTGGAGCTCACCGTCGGCGGGGAGCGGACGCTGCGCATGATCAGCGTCAAGCCCGGGCAGACGAAGCGCGTCGTCGCCAAGGCCGCGCCGTGAGGGGCCCGACGCTCGACGAGGCGCTCGCGGCGCCCCTCGCCGGCACGATCTTCGAGTCCGCGGGGACCGCGATGTACATCATCGACGAGGATAGCCTCGTGGTCGCGGCGAACGGGCTGGCGCGCAAGACGGCCCACCTCGCGCCGGGCGCGTCCGTCGCGGGGCGGAGGCTGGGCGACGCCCTCGGCTGCTCCCACACGCCGGACCCCGCCTCGCTGTGCGGCGCCGAGGCCCCGTGCAAGGTGTGCGGCGGCCGCAACGCGATCTCGGGCAGCCGCGAGAGCGGGCTCGTCGCCGAGGAGGAGTGCCTCCTCACGAGCAGCCGCGACGGCGTCGTCAGCTCCGCCGAGATCCACGTCATCGCGACCCCGCTCGCGCTGGGGGATCGCCGCTACACGCTCGTCTCGATGCGGGACATCAGCGACGAGAAGCGCCGCCGCACGCTCGAGCGCGTCTTCGTCCACGACCTGAACAACACCGTCGCGTCCCTGTCCGCCTGGGTGGACCTGCTCGACGACCCCGACCCCGGCATCCGGACGGACGCCGCCTTGCGCGTGCAGCGGCTCACCCGCAAGGTCACGGACGAGATGCGCGCGCACACGCTTCTCACCCGCGTCGAGTCCGCCGAGTTCACGCCGGGCTGGCAGGCGCGGACGCCCGCGGAGGTGATGGAGTCTGCGGCGGCGGAGGCCCTGCCCCCCGGCGAGGAGGGCGTGGCGGCGCTCGAGATCGCGGAGCCGATCCCGGAGGGCCCCTTCGACACGGATCCCGCGCTGCTCGGCCGCGTGCTCGTGAACATGCTGCGCAACGCGCTCGAGGCGTCGCCCGGCGGGCCGATCCGCCTCGCCTGCGCCCGCACGGGGGAGAGGTATCGCTTCAGCGTGAACAACCCCGGCGCCATCCCGGAGGACGTCGCGGCGCGGATCTTCAGGCGCTCGTTCAGCACCAAGGCGGCGCACGGCCGCGGGCTCGGGACGTACAGCATGAAGCTGTTCGGCGAGCGGGTCCTCGGCGGCGAGGTCGGCTTCAAGACGTCCGCCGGCGAGGGGACCACCTTCTTCATCGAACACCCCATCCACAGGCCGGAGGAGCGCCGGAAGGGCTCAGGGCGCTAGACCGAGCTCCCTGCGCAGCGCTGCGGCGTCGAGCCCGCGCACGAGCTCGGGGAGGTTGCCGAACAGCGCGTGGAACCCGAACCCGCCCGATCTCATCTCCGCGATCGCGTCCTCGGGCGCCCAGCGCTGCGCGACGACGCGGTAGGCCGCGGCCATTGCGCCGGTGCGATCCGCGCCGTGCTTGCAGTGGAAGAAGAGCGGACGCCTGGCGGGATCGACCGCGACCGCGAGGAACGCGCGCACCTCCTCCTCCCCGACGCTCGCGGCTGTCATCGGCAGCTCGACGAGCTCGAACGCGCCGTCCGGGAGCCCGGCGGCGGCGATGTCGTCGCGGTCGGAGTGCTCGGAGCGGAGGTTCACGATCGTCTTCACGCCCATCTCCCCGAGGGCGACGAAACCGGCGGGCTCGGGCTGCGCGCCGCGGTGGAGTTCCGGCTCGATCCGCGCGAGGTTCGGCAAGCCGTCGCGCGCGAGCGGCTCGGCCCACCGCGGGTCCCGGCCCGCCTGCGCCGTCGCGGGCTCGACCGGCGCCCCGCAGGCGACGGCGATCGATACCGCGAGCAGGAGGACGATCGTCTGGAATGCTGTCGAGCGCATGTTTTCCTTTTACATGGAATGCTATCGCCGAAGAAGACCCACGCAGGATCTGCGCGGGCTGGAGAAACAAGATCACGGGATTTCACGAACCCGCCCGAAATCCGGGCGGGAATATTGGGCTTGCCCTTCCGGCAGCAAGATGCACAATTCCTCCCGCGCCGCCGCCGCGCGGGCGCAAACAGGAGATGCCATCGTGGGTGACGCCCTCGTTTTCAATCTCGATCCGGTCCTCGTGCACCTCGGGCCGATGCAGCTCCGGTACTACGGCCTCATTTTCGCCACGATGCTCTACATCGGGTTCGTGCTCTGGCGCTGGCAGATGCTGCGCGGCGGGCACAAGCCGGAGATCGCCGACAAGTACCTGATCTGGGGCGTCATCGCGGTGCTGCTCGGCTCGCGGCTCGGCCACTGCCTCTTCTACGAGCCCGACGTGTACCTCGCGGATCCGATCCGGATCCTCAAGTTCTGGGAGGGCGGGCTCGCGAGCCACGGCGCCACGGTCGGGCTCGTCGTCGCAATGCTGCTCTTTTCGTTCAAGTACAAGCTGCGGTTCCTCGAGGTGCTCGACAGATTCGCCATGTCGGCCGCCGTGGGAGCGGCCGCGGTGCGCCTCGGCAACTTCCTGAATTCCGAGATCGTCGGCCGCGTCTCCGACGTCCCGTGGGCGGTCAAGTTCCCGCGCAGCGACTGCGCCGCTCTCGGGTGGTGCGACAAGATCTTCAAGAACCCCGACGTGATCCCCGAGCAGCACCCGCTCTGGGACCGGCTGATCGAGCAGACCCCGGCGCGCCACCCCTCGCAGCTCTACGAGTTCGCGCTCGGGCTGTTCGTCCTCCTCTCCCTCTACCTCGCGGACAGGTGGGCCGGCCGGGAGAAGCGCCCGATAGGGCTGCTCGCCGCGCTGTTCCTGGTGCTCTACTTCGCGGGCCGCTTCTGTGTGGAGTTCGTGAAGGAGTACCAGGACGGCGCGTTCGAGACCAACGGCCAGGGGCTCACCGAGGGGCAGGTCCTCTCGGTCGTACCGTTCGCGATAGGCCTCATGCTGCTCGGCTGGGTGCTCGTGAAGCGCAAGCCCACCCACGACGGCCCAATCCCCGAGCCGTGGGTCGAGAAGAAGCCCGAGCCCGCCAAGAAGGGCAAGAAGGGGAAGCGGTAGGGGCGCCGCTCGCTGCGCCCGCGCCTCACCTCAACACGATCGCGAAGTCTCCCACGGCGCACCCGAGCTCGCGCGCGACGACCTCGCACTTCGCCATGAGCAGGAAGGCGATCGGCGCGTCGACGTCGCTCAGCGTCTCGAAGTTCCCCTGCCCCTTCGCGATCACGAGCTCCGCCGCGGCGAAGCGCGCGCGAAACTCCTCAGTCGCGTCGCCGAGCACGGTGCCTGGGACGCCCGAGCCGCTCTCGATAACCTCGGCGACCTCGGTCATCCCGACGGCGATCGCGTCGGCGAGGAGCGCGTCGTTGATGGCCGGCGTCGACCGGACCGCAACCGTCACCACGCCGCGGGGCAGCCGTTCCACGAGAAGCCGGTCGAGCGCGATCTCGCCCGCGTTGTCGGCGAGGTAGAGGATGCGCCGCGCGTCCCTCGCCCATCCGGCGAGCGCGGCCACGGCCTGCTCCTCCGCAGCGGGGAGCGCCCTCGTGAGCGCGTCGGAAACGAGCGCGAGCGGATCGGCGTCGTCGTTCCCGGCCGGCGCGCCGAAGTCGATGACGTTTCCGGCGAGCGCGATCCGCACCGCGGCGAAGAACGGATCCGGCGAGCGCTCCACGAGCCGCCGCGCCTCGGGGAGGATCGCGACGGCCCGCGCGTCGTCCCGCGCCTTGATCACGGCGTAGGGATCGGCCAGCGCGAGCTCCCGGCGCACGATGGCGTGCACGATGCCCCCCATCTCCGGCGGCGTGCGCAGGGAGGAGAACCCGTCGAGCGCCTCCCGCACCGCCCGGAGCACCCGGCTCCGCTGCGCGTCGGTCGCGCCGAACCGCGCGGGCACCTCCTCGGCCTGCCGAAGGAAGCACGCGCGGCACTCCGAGGCCGTCAGCACGCCACCCCCGTCCTCTCCTCCCCGCGCGCCATGGCCGGAGCATAGCAATCGGCGCGCCGCCCTGCCATACTCCGGACATGCCCGAGGACACCGAGCGCCCGCGCAGGTTCACGGTCCGCGGCTTGGCCGTGCCGTTCGCCTCGCTCGTCGCGATGTTCGTGGCCTGGCAGCTCGGGGTCAGGTGGCTGATGTTCCCGATAGGCGCGCTCCTGATCGTCTACTACGCCGTCCTGCCGCGCCTCGTGCGCGCCCGCGAGGCGAGCTTCCACAAGCAGGCGCTGCGCCTCCTCGCGACCGGGAAGGCGGCCGCGGTCCCGGAGCTCGCCCGCCGCCAGCTCCTCCTGCAGCTCTTCGGCGCGAGCGGCCCCATCGACGCGATCCTCGGGCTCGCCTACGCCCAGTCCGAGCGCTGGCCGCAGGCCGCCGCGCACCTCGAGCCGGCGATCGCGGCCGCCGCCGGGGCGGACGCCCTCGTGCTCCGCGCCAACCTGACGAAGGCGCTGTTCGCGGCGGGCGAGCTCGACCGCGCCCGGGACGAGGGGCTCGACCTCGTCGAGGCCGGCTTCCGGCTCCCGGAGACGCTCGTCCTCGTCGCGCGCGCCCTCGTGGGGCTCGGCCGGGCCGACGATCGCGTCGGCGCGCTCCTCGACGAGGCGGAGT
The sequence above is a segment of the Pseudomonadota bacterium genome. Coding sequences within it:
- a CDS encoding HAMP domain-containing histidine kinase — its product is MRGPTLDEALAAPLAGTIFESAGTAMYIIDEDSLVVAANGLARKTAHLAPGASVAGRRLGDALGCSHTPDPASLCGAEAPCKVCGGRNAISGSRESGLVAEEECLLTSSRDGVVSSAEIHVIATPLALGDRRYTLVSMRDISDEKRRRTLERVFVHDLNNTVASLSAWVDLLDDPDPGIRTDAALRVQRLTRKVTDEMRAHTLLTRVESAEFTPGWQARTPAEVMESAAAEALPPGEEGVAALEIAEPIPEGPFDTDPALLGRVLVNMLRNALEASPGGPIRLACARTGERYRFSVNNPGAIPEDVAARIFRRSFSTKAAHGRGLGTYSMKLFGERVLGGEVGFKTSAGEGTTFFIEHPIHRPEERRKGSGR
- a CDS encoding tyrosine-protein phosphatase, whose translation is MRSTAFQTIVLLLAVSIAVACGAPVEPATAQAGRDPRWAEPLARDGLPNLARIEPELHRGAQPEPAGFVALGEMGVKTIVNLRSEHSDRDDIAAAGLPDGAFELVELPMTAASVGEEEVRAFLAVAVDPARRPLFFHCKHGADRTGAMAAAYRVVAQRWAPEDAIAEMRSGGFGFHALFGNLPELVRGLDAAALRRELGLAP
- the lgt gene encoding prolipoprotein diacylglyceryl transferase — protein: MGDALVFNLDPVLVHLGPMQLRYYGLIFATMLYIGFVLWRWQMLRGGHKPEIADKYLIWGVIAVLLGSRLGHCLFYEPDVYLADPIRILKFWEGGLASHGATVGLVVAMLLFSFKYKLRFLEVLDRFAMSAAVGAAAVRLGNFLNSEIVGRVSDVPWAVKFPRSDCAALGWCDKIFKNPDVIPEQHPLWDRLIEQTPARHPSQLYEFALGLFVLLSLYLADRWAGREKRPIGLLAALFLVLYFAGRFCVEFVKEYQDGAFETNGQGLTEGQVLSVVPFAIGLMLLGWVLVKRKPTHDGPIPEPWVEKKPEPAKKGKKGKR
- a CDS encoding ARMT1-like domain-containing protein, with translation MLTASECRACFLRQAEEVPARFGATDAQRSRVLRAVREALDGFSSLRTPPEMGGIVHAIVRRELALADPYAVIKARDDARAVAILPEARRLVERSPDPFFAAVRIALAGNVIDFGAPAGNDDADPLALVSDALTRALPAAEEQAVAALAGWARDARRILYLADNAGEIALDRLLVERLPRGVVTVAVRSTPAINDALLADAIAVGMTEVAEVIESGSGVPGTVLGDATEEFRARFAAAELVIAKGQGNFETLSDVDAPIAFLLMAKCEVVARELGCAVGDFAIVLR